The following are encoded in a window of candidate division WOR-3 bacterium genomic DNA:
- a CDS encoding YfcE family phosphodiesterase encodes MRILGITDIHGRKNFSADILKIIGEVDLLLIAGDITNFGGADDAAEIIDEFKQLNEKILAVPGNCDTTGVNQKLIDSGVNLHGETKKNNDIVFFGIGGCSRTPFNTPQEYSESDIEKLLQNFQKEKDAAFHIMVTHSPPAKTRVDRTFTGFHVGSNSIRKFIEKYQPDLVLCGHIHEAVGVDKIGKTIIINPGPFPKHYVLIDITEKISYKLY; translated from the coding sequence ATGAGGATTCTCGGAATCACGGATATCCACGGCAGAAAAAATTTCAGCGCCGATATACTCAAAATCATCGGTGAAGTCGACTTGCTTCTGATCGCCGGAGACATAACGAACTTCGGAGGCGCCGACGATGCAGCTGAAATCATCGACGAATTCAAACAGCTGAATGAAAAAATCCTCGCAGTACCCGGCAACTGCGATACAACCGGAGTCAACCAGAAACTCATTGACAGCGGTGTCAATCTGCACGGCGAAACGAAGAAGAACAATGACATCGTATTCTTCGGAATCGGCGGCTGCAGCAGAACTCCATTCAATACACCCCAGGAATACAGCGAATCAGATATAGAAAAACTCCTCCAAAACTTTCAGAAAGAAAAGGATGCTGCTTTTCACATTATGGTCACCCATTCACCGCCGGCAAAGACAAGGGTCGACAGGACCTTCACCGGTTTCCATGTCGGAAGCAATTCAATCCGAAAGTTCATCGAAAAATACCAACCTGATCTTGTGCTGTGTGGACATATCCACGAAGCCGTGGGTGTCGACAAAATCGGGAAAACAATAATCATCAATCCCGGCCCGTTTCCAAAACATTATGTATTAATAGATATAACGGAAAAAATCAGTTATAAACTCTATTGA
- a CDS encoding glycerate kinase gives MKILIAPNSFKESLTSIEVARCIARGLKKASRRFKIMELPLADGGTGTAQIITKAFDGEFIQKKVSGPLDDKVTASYGVIKEQGVAVIELAEAAGLRLVPNQKRTPLNTTTAGVGELVRDAIERGYYKIILGIGDSATIDCGVGALSILGVKFLDAQDQEISHNCRGLLDLKKIETSAITRQVRRTKITVASDVKNILTGRYGALVYAKQKGAKRKDMPLILKALRNFKRVIAKQFDINLDKIPGSGAAGGIGGAFAALLNAQILSGFGLVQEIVRLEDEIKTSDLIITGEGRVDQETFYGKTLKNVIDMAYIYRKPVILIAGRIASDVKILKRYHVLEQYSLIKTSRSVKKAISDAPKLLENIAYRIGRDLLLSSQ, from the coding sequence ATGAAGATTCTTATCGCCCCCAATAGTTTCAAGGAATCATTGACCTCGATCGAAGTCGCCCGTTGTATTGCCCGGGGATTGAAGAAGGCGTCGCGCCGCTTCAAGATTATGGAACTGCCGCTCGCCGACGGAGGTACAGGTACTGCCCAGATAATCACCAAGGCTTTTGACGGAGAGTTTATCCAGAAGAAAGTTTCAGGTCCATTGGATGATAAGGTCACGGCGAGTTACGGAGTAATAAAGGAACAGGGCGTTGCGGTTATCGAACTTGCTGAAGCCGCAGGTTTGAGATTGGTTCCGAATCAGAAACGGACGCCGCTTAATACCACGACCGCAGGTGTGGGAGAATTGGTCAGAGATGCGATCGAACGGGGATATTACAAAATCATTCTGGGTATCGGTGACAGTGCCACGATTGATTGCGGGGTGGGTGCTTTGTCCATACTGGGTGTCAAATTCCTTGATGCACAGGATCAGGAGATTTCACATAATTGTCGAGGGCTCCTCGATTTAAAGAAGATAGAGACGTCAGCCATCACCAGACAGGTAAGGCGGACAAAGATAACCGTTGCTTCGGATGTAAAGAATATTTTGACCGGAAGATACGGTGCGTTGGTGTATGCAAAACAGAAAGGCGCTAAGCGGAAGGATATGCCATTGATTCTCAAAGCACTCAGAAATTTCAAAAGGGTTATTGCCAAACAATTCGATATCAACCTGGACAAGATTCCCGGTTCCGGCGCCGCCGGCGGAATCGGCGGCGCCTTTGCCGCACTTTTAAACGCCCAGATATTATCGGGTTTCGGTCTTGTTCAGGAAATAGTCAGGTTGGAAGACGAAATAAAGACCAGCGATTTGATAATTACTGGTGAAGGAAGAGTCGACCAGGAAACATTCTACGGAAAGACCCTGAAAAATGTAATTGACATGGCGTATATTTACAGAAAACCGGTGATACTCATCGCCGGCAGAATTGCAAGCGACGTCAAGATTTTAAAAAGGTATCATGTGCTTGAACAGTACAGTCTGATAAAGACTTCAAGGAGCGTGAAGAAGGCGATCAGTGATGCACCGAAACTGCTGGAGAATATCGCCTATCGGATCGGCAGGGACCTGCTTCTTTCTTCTCAATAG
- a CDS encoding glycosyltransferase translates to MAHRIDDYAKIVDGEVMYEIFKFARQLCGRKIVHINSTYYGGGVAEMLSALVPLMNDTGAETGWRHLRGSPDFFNITKKFHNALQGDTIHLTEMKKKLYLEANQDFSTYNHIDHDCVIVHDPQPLPLIKFYKKRQPWIWRVHVDLSHPNLKLWNFLKNYVLRYDMVIISHKKYRRKDLPVEQRVIHPAIDPLSSKNIEISEKVIEKTLKKFKVPTDKPILCQISRFDKWKDPEGVVDVFRLVKEKVDCRLVLCGSAATDDPESSQTYERVRKKASNHTKNNDIILITSLNNILVNALQRKSAVIIQKSLREGFGLTVTEGLWKEKPVVAAKVGGIPLQIKNGENGFLVPPRNTKQFAAAVLEILKSPKLAKKLGKKGRVVVKNNFLITRLLLDYLKLVNEILKRY, encoded by the coding sequence ATGGCGCATAGAATAGACGATTATGCAAAGATTGTTGATGGAGAGGTAATGTATGAAATATTCAAGTTCGCCCGACAGCTTTGCGGCAGGAAGATTGTGCACATCAACTCGACATATTACGGCGGCGGTGTTGCTGAAATGCTGAGCGCCCTGGTTCCGTTGATGAACGACACGGGTGCTGAAACAGGCTGGCGACATCTGCGCGGCTCTCCGGATTTCTTCAATATCACCAAAAAATTCCACAACGCCCTCCAGGGCGACACCATCCATCTCACTGAGATGAAAAAGAAACTCTACCTAGAGGCGAATCAGGACTTCTCCACTTATAATCACATAGACCACGACTGTGTAATCGTCCATGACCCTCAACCCCTGCCCCTTATCAAATTCTACAAAAAAAGACAGCCCTGGATATGGCGGGTTCATGTAGACCTCTCCCACCCCAATCTGAAACTCTGGAATTTTCTGAAAAATTACGTGTTGAGATATGATATGGTCATTATTTCCCATAAGAAGTACCGAAGGAAGGATCTGCCGGTCGAACAGAGAGTCATTCATCCGGCGATCGACCCCCTTTCGTCGAAGAACATCGAAATCAGTGAAAAGGTGATCGAAAAAACCCTGAAGAAGTTCAAGGTCCCAACTGACAAACCTATTCTCTGTCAGATATCCCGTTTCGACAAATGGAAAGACCCAGAAGGAGTCGTTGATGTTTTCAGACTTGTAAAAGAAAAGGTAGACTGCCGGTTAGTGCTCTGCGGCAGTGCCGCCACCGACGATCCGGAAAGCAGCCAGACCTATGAAAGGGTGAGGAAAAAAGCAAGCAACCATACAAAAAACAACGATATAATTTTGATAACCTCGTTGAATAATATCCTCGTAAACGCCCTGCAGCGGAAATCAGCCGTGATAATCCAGAAGTCATTACGAGAAGGGTTCGGCTTGACAGTGACCGAAGGACTCTGGAAGGAAAAACCGGTTGTTGCAGCAAAGGTCGGCGGTATACCGCTCCAGATAAAAAACGGAGAAAACGGGTTTCTCGTTCCGCCCAGAAATACAAAACAGTTTGCAGCGGCTGTTCTGGAGATACTCAAATCCCCGAAACTGGCGAAAAAACTCGGAAAAAAAGGCAGGGTTGTCGTAAAAAATAATTTTCTTATCACACGTCTGCTACTGGACTACCTTAAATTGGTGAATGAAATATTGAAGCGCTATTAA
- a CDS encoding TIGR04076 family protein, translating to MLGHKIIITVVEQTGVCDAGHKQGQQYTYEGKLPDICPAAWHAFYPYLRVLQFGGDLPWEEKGEAYIACPDHKNPVVFKIERKD from the coding sequence GTGTTGGGACATAAAATAATCATCACCGTGGTCGAGCAAACAGGAGTTTGTGATGCAGGTCATAAACAGGGGCAGCAATACACCTATGAAGGTAAGTTGCCTGATATCTGCCCTGCTGCCTGGCACGCATTCTATCCTTATCTGCGCGTGCTGCAGTTCGGCGGTGATCTTCCCTGGGAAGAAAAAGGGGAAGCCTATATCGCATGTCCTGATCACAAAAACCCGGTGGTTTTTAAGATCGAAAGAAAAGATTAG
- a CDS encoding outer membrane lipoprotein-sorting protein, with product MSKNKILLSVFFTLLIVSGSVYAGDWQTILKGIKDKYAGYQDKIKDIMIIRENRLDTPEGEITSDSKTYKKGIKFRNEMVMEMPNMPQGMPAIKTIVIYDGEDTWMISPFMGKKKLPADQARGYKRQEDWWTWLSENGELVGSEKIDDQDCYIVKLDVEKTPYSRIWITKEDFAVIKAEFKDKDKSGVIRFSDYKELSGFAFPYRIDIYMEGEHQASMLVKSAEVNTGLSDELFDPDKVEMPDMQEMMKYMQKGAGTE from the coding sequence ATGTCAAAGAATAAAATCCTGTTGAGTGTATTTTTTACACTCCTTATTGTATCCGGCAGTGTGTATGCTGGTGACTGGCAGACGATATTAAAAGGTATCAAGGACAAGTATGCGGGCTATCAGGATAAGATTAAGGACATCATGATAATCAGAGAGAACAGACTCGACACTCCAGAGGGTGAGATAACCTCTGATTCCAAAACCTATAAAAAAGGTATAAAGTTCAGAAACGAAATGGTGATGGAGATGCCGAATATGCCGCAAGGTATGCCCGCGATAAAGACGATAGTTATTTATGACGGTGAAGATACCTGGATGATATCACCGTTCATGGGAAAGAAGAAATTACCCGCTGACCAGGCCAGAGGTTATAAACGTCAGGAAGATTGGTGGACCTGGTTGTCTGAGAACGGAGAATTGGTCGGTTCTGAGAAGATCGATGATCAGGATTGCTACATTGTAAAACTTGATGTCGAAAAAACCCCTTATTCCAGGATATGGATAACCAAAGAGGATTTTGCAGTTATAAAGGCTGAATTCAAGGATAAAGACAAAAGCGGTGTCATTCGTTTTTCCGATTATAAAGAATTGAGTGGATTCGCTTTTCCATATCGAATTGATATCTATATGGAAGGCGAACATCAGGCTTCGATGCTCGTTAAATCCGCCGAGGTCAACACCGGTCTTTCCGACGAACTTTTCGACCCGGACAAGGTCGAGATGCCGGACATGCAGGAGATGATGAAGTACATGCAGAAAGGGGCGGGCACCGAGTAG
- a CDS encoding D-glycerate dehydrogenase, with protein sequence MMKPKVLITRNLPTSAIDRLRKYIIVEINQKDEVMSRKELVEKIKDKDGLLCLLIDRIDTEVMDAGERLKIIANYAVGYNNIDLKAATERKIAVTNTPGVLTETTADLVFALLLAVARRVVEADGFLRRGEFKGWSPMLFLGTDVYKKTLGIIGLGRIGKAVAKRARGFAMRIIYYEPQRLSPETERAYSAEYRPLNELLKEADFITIHTPLTDSTHHLIGEEEFSLMKKSAYLINTSRGPVVDEKALVRALRNKLITGCGLDVYEQEPAVEEELLQLPNVVLLPHIGSASVETRTRMAEMAVENLVAFLVNHKKPPQILNPEVFE encoded by the coding sequence ATGATGAAACCGAAAGTACTGATTACACGGAATTTACCGACGTCTGCAATAGACCGCCTCAGAAAATACATAATCGTCGAGATAAATCAGAAAGATGAAGTTATGTCGAGAAAGGAACTTGTCGAAAAGATAAAGGACAAAGACGGACTTCTCTGTCTGCTCATCGACAGGATAGATACCGAAGTTATGGATGCCGGCGAACGGCTGAAAATCATCGCCAATTATGCGGTCGGCTATAATAATATAGACCTCAAGGCGGCGACCGAGAGAAAGATCGCGGTGACCAATACACCGGGGGTTTTGACCGAAACGACCGCGGATCTTGTGTTCGCATTGCTCCTGGCCGTGGCGAGAAGAGTTGTTGAAGCAGACGGATTTTTACGAAGAGGAGAGTTTAAAGGTTGGTCTCCGATGTTGTTTCTGGGAACCGATGTATATAAAAAGACACTGGGGATCATCGGACTGGGGCGAATTGGAAAGGCAGTGGCGAAAAGGGCGCGGGGTTTTGCTATGAGAATCATCTATTATGAACCGCAGCGTTTGAGCCCTGAGACCGAAAGAGCATATTCAGCAGAATACAGACCCTTGAATGAACTTCTTAAAGAGGCTGATTTTATTACTATTCATACACCGTTGACAGACAGCACCCACCATCTGATCGGTGAAGAGGAATTTTCCTTGATGAAAAAGAGCGCATATCTGATTAATACTTCACGAGGACCGGTGGTTGATGAGAAGGCGCTGGTCAGGGCGTTACGCAATAAACTTATTACTGGATGTGGTTTAGATGTTTATGAACAGGAGCCCGCAGTAGAAGAAGAGTTGCTGCAACTGCCGAATGTCGTGCTGCTTCCCCATATCGGTTCTGCCTCGGTTGAAACGAGAACCAGGATGGCTGAGATGGCGGTTGAAAATCTGGTTGCATTTCTCGTTAATCATAAAAAGCCGCCGCAAATTCTCAATCCAGAAGTATTTGAATGA